A region from the Streptomyces lydicus genome encodes:
- a CDS encoding WXG100 family type VII secretion target translates to MGDIRVDTAKVRGTGDDMKALSSDTQRRLSHVLDSSQEVYYDAMFWKSGNAVMSCRNAWQDHMVDLAKRMGELGQRLQDSADGYDAADQEAVARLRAGMKDLGRH, encoded by the coding sequence GTGGGCGACATACGGGTGGACACGGCGAAGGTCCGCGGCACCGGCGACGACATGAAGGCCTTGTCGAGCGACACTCAGCGGCGGCTGTCGCATGTCCTCGACAGCTCTCAGGAGGTCTACTACGACGCCATGTTCTGGAAGTCCGGAAACGCCGTGATGTCGTGCCGCAACGCCTGGCAGGATCACATGGTCGACCTCGCCAAGAGGATGGGCGAACTGGGGCAGCGGTTGCAGGACTCCGCCGACGGCTACGACGCCGCGGACCAGGAAGCGGTCGCACGGCTGCGGGCCGGCATGAAGGACCTGGGGAGGCACTGA
- a CDS encoding amidase domain-containing protein — protein sequence MVTYSELISAHPRKWKEAADDWAALAKYALNAANDVREQGAKPLADNWSDEVGASAAGDFVKLANQLESAYDLLLSVKMVMEGMHTSLETAMSTACQITDLSRAHDLPIGDDGMPLECPAPNAGADKQQAYNDIVALREQALRQATEADEKTSAELYRLAGMTGIGDPDKALKEQNQASHVEMDMLAADIPKANTDPSAVRAWWNGLSEKQQYDMMRAEPVKLAHLDGIPESAKREMRGTDGKFDRVKMVEYALDNWNKADPIHFDNNCTNFVSQALDHAGMQKKIDPWSGARGDDTWGNTGGIGIDAIDAILYYSKTWAGAENQQNFMLKHGGEEVPQSQARPGDIIYYEQQGPDAESERGNTHHAAVVTAVMPDGEVKYTQHQDSYQNVSLEGRLPATEKAEGQQRIRIVRPHPDWY from the coding sequence GTGGTCACGTACTCGGAACTCATCAGCGCCCACCCCCGGAAATGGAAAGAGGCCGCGGACGACTGGGCGGCACTGGCGAAATACGCGCTGAACGCCGCGAATGACGTACGCGAGCAGGGCGCAAAGCCGCTCGCCGACAACTGGTCAGACGAGGTCGGCGCGTCGGCAGCCGGCGATTTCGTCAAGCTGGCGAATCAGCTGGAATCGGCGTACGACCTGCTGCTCAGCGTCAAAATGGTCATGGAAGGCATGCACACCAGCCTGGAAACGGCGATGAGCACCGCCTGCCAGATCACCGACCTCTCGCGGGCCCACGACCTGCCCATAGGCGATGACGGAATGCCGCTGGAATGTCCCGCCCCGAACGCGGGCGCGGACAAGCAACAGGCCTACAACGACATCGTCGCCCTGCGCGAACAGGCCCTGCGGCAGGCGACGGAAGCGGACGAGAAGACGTCCGCCGAGCTGTACCGCCTGGCGGGCATGACCGGTATCGGCGACCCGGACAAGGCACTCAAGGAGCAGAACCAAGCCTCGCACGTCGAGATGGACATGCTCGCCGCCGATATCCCGAAGGCGAACACCGACCCGAGTGCGGTACGTGCCTGGTGGAACGGCCTGAGCGAGAAGCAGCAGTACGACATGATGCGAGCCGAGCCGGTGAAACTCGCGCACCTCGACGGCATTCCCGAGAGCGCGAAGCGCGAAATGCGCGGCACGGACGGAAAGTTCGACCGGGTGAAGATGGTGGAGTACGCGCTCGACAACTGGAACAAGGCCGACCCGATCCACTTCGATAACAACTGCACCAACTTCGTCTCCCAGGCTCTCGACCATGCGGGCATGCAGAAAAAGATCGACCCTTGGTCAGGGGCCCGGGGCGACGACACCTGGGGAAATACCGGCGGTATCGGCATCGACGCGATCGACGCGATCCTCTACTACTCCAAGACCTGGGCCGGAGCCGAGAACCAGCAGAATTTCATGCTCAAGCACGGTGGGGAGGAAGTCCCACAGTCCCAGGCCCGGCCCGGCGACATCATCTACTACGAGCAGCAGGGGCCCGACGCCGAAAGCGAGCGGGGCAACACCCACCACGCCGCAGTCGTCACGGCAGTGATGCCGGACGGCGAGGTCAAGTACACCCAGCACCAGGACTCTTACCAGAACGTGAGTCTGGAGGGCCGGCTCCCGGCAACGGAGAAGGCCGAAGGGCAGCAGAGAATCCGCATCGTTCGCCCGCACCCGGATTGGTACTGA